Genomic DNA from Actinomycetota bacterium:
CTGCATTCGCAGGTGCCGCACGTGTGCGCGGGCGTACGCGCGGTCAGGCCCGACGCGCGGATCGCGTACGTGATGACCAACGAGGCGTCGCTGCCGCTCGCGCTGTCCGACCTCATGCGCGCGTGCGTGGGCGCGGGGCTGGTCGACGAGACCGTGACCTGCGGCCAGGCGTTCGGCGGCGGGCTCGAGGCGGTGAACCTGCACTCGGGGCTGCTCGCGGCGCGCGCGGTCGCGCAGGCGGACGTGGCTGTGGTGGCGATCGGGCCGGGGGTCACCGGCACCGCGACGCCGTTCGGGCACGGCGGCGTGGCGCAGGGCGAGGCCGTGAACGCGGCGGCGGCGCTCGGCGGGCGTCCGGTGGCCGCGCTGCGGCTGTCGTTCGTCGACGCGCGCGAGCGGCACCAGGGCGTGAGCCACCACACGATCTCGGCGCTCGGGACGGTCGCGCTGGGGCGCGCGGTGGTCGCGGTGCCGGCGCTGGCGGACTCGGAGCAGGTGCGCGCGGTCGACGCGGCACTCGCGGACGCGGGCGTGTGGGGGCGGCACGAGCGTGTGGACGTGCGCGTGGATCTGGGGGAGCTCGACCTGCGTGGCGTCGAGGTGCGCACGATGGGCCGCGGCGTGGACGACGACCCGGCGTTCTTCGCGGCGGCCGCGGCTGCGGGGAAGTGCGCGGGGGAGCTGCTCTAGCCGACGGCAGCGCGCCGCGTGTCGCGGTCCTCACACCCCGAGTTCGGGGTGCTCTGCCGCAAGCCAGGCGAGGACGTCGTCCAGCAGGAGGACCACCTCATCGATCAGCTCGTCGGCCTCGGCGTGCGTCGCGTAGCCCATCCCGTCGTAGTCGACGTGGTTGCGCTTGATGCGGCATGCGTCGAGGTACCGCGAGCGTTCCAGCTGCTCGGGGCCCATCACCAGCGGCAATGACCGCATGGTCGTCTCATGGTGCCCGGGGCCGGCCGCTCGGTACCCGGCCGCGTGCAGCGCGAGCGACGCGAGCATGAGGGCTGCCGAGTAGGCGGTCGCGAACCGCCGGTCGGCGGAGATGCCGAGGTTGGCGGCGTCGTCCAGGTCGCGTCCGACCGCTTCGAGCAGCGCAGCACGCTCGCTACTCGTCGGGCGGTGTGGCCTGAGCCGGCCTTCCTGCGACCATTGCGGCAAGTTCATCGTCGGACCCGATGATCCAGATGCGCGGAGAGGCGAGGACTTGCGTCACAAAGTGGTCGTCCGTCGCGCGGTCGCGGAGCCCAGCCGGCGTGTAGGTGACGATGTTGAGGTGTCGCCCCAGTGTCTCGGGGCCGGGCAGTTCGAGCGAGGCGAGCGTGCGCAAGGAGAGGTCGCCGATCACCATGAGGTCGATGTCGCTGTCCGAGGTGTCCGTGCCACGCGCAACCGAGCCGAACACCCACGCGAGTGCGATCCGCTCTGCGAGCGGAGACATAGCCTCGCGCAGTGTGGCGGCGAGAGCGACCGTTCGAAGCATGAGGTCGCGCAGTGGAGGCCACGCAGGGTGCGTGGCGTCGACGACGTACTCCACGTGCTTGCCCCGCGGGGTTCGCACGATGAGCCCCATCCGGGTCAGCCGTGCCAGTTCGCGCTGCACCAAGTACAGGCTCGAGCCCGTGAGTCGTGAGAGTTCGCGCTGGTAGAACGAGCGTTCCGGCTGCGCGGCGAACCGGCCGAGCACGGCGACCAGCGTCTCCGAGGCGAACAGCTCGGAGATTGCTGAAAGACCAACGGAATTTGTCATATGACCAGCCATGTTGGTCAAGCATAGCGCATGCCCTTCGCTGCCGTCGAGGCCAGCGTGGCACGTGGGTGTGAGCGGGGTCCTACCGGATCCTTACTCATGGCGTGCGGGCGCTCGGCGCGGCGCTGCGGATCCGTCAACAGCGCCGAGCCATATTGGAGGCTAGCGCCTAGGGTTCAACATGGAGGGAGCAGTCAAGGGGCTTGGGCGGCGGGTCGGGTACCTACCGTGTGAGAGGCAGTCGCGCTGCGAGGAGCCGCCCATGATCATCGGCGTGCCGAAGGAGATCAAGGACAACGAGTTCCGCGTGGGCGCGACGCCCGGCGGCGTGCGCGAGTTCGTCGCGCACGGGCACGAGGTGGTCGTGGAGGCCGGTGCGGGCGAGGGCTCGTCGATCACCGACGGCGAGTACGCGGGCGCCGGCGCGCGCATCGCGCAGACAGCCGAGGAGGTCTGGGCCGCCGACCTCGTGCTCAAGGTCAAGG
This window encodes:
- a CDS encoding DUF3866 family protein, producing PTTARALCYPALTGACVAGDRVLLNTAAVALGLGTGGVHFVVARAPEVGALIAPSGGHVMKLRYTPLQVDVVCVEEDEGAAGAAMAAATSLGGMPVVCCGLHSQVPHVCAGVRAVRPDARIAYVMTNEASLPLALSDLMRACVGAGLVDETVTCGQAFGGGLEAVNLHSGLLAARAVAQADVAVVAIGPGVTGTATPFGHGGVAQGEAVNAAAALGGRPVAALRLSFVDARERHQGVSHHTISALGTVALGRAVVAVPALADSEQVRAVDAALADAGVWGRHERVDVRVDLGELDLRGVEVRTMGRGVDDDPAFFAAAAAAGKCAGELL
- a CDS encoding DNA-binding protein — translated: MNLPQWSQEGRLRPHRPTSSERAALLEAVGRDLDDAANLGISADRRFATAYSAALMLASLALHAAGYRAAGPGHHETTMRSLPLVMGPEQLERSRYLDACRIKRNHVDYDGMGYATHAEADELIDEVVLLLDDVLAWLAAEHPELGV
- a CDS encoding nucleotidyltransferase domain-containing protein yields the protein MTNMAGHMTNSVGLSAISELFASETLVAVLGRFAAQPERSFYQRELSRLTGSSLYLVQRELARLTRMGLIVRTPRGKHVEYVVDATHPAWPPLRDLMLRTVALAATLREAMSPLAERIALAWVFGSVARGTDTSDSDIDLMVIGDLSLRTLASLELPGPETLGRHLNIVTYTPAGLRDRATDDHFVTQVLASPRIWIIGSDDELAAMVAGRPAQATPPDE